One Myotis daubentonii chromosome 3, mMyoDau2.1, whole genome shotgun sequence genomic window carries:
- the MLF1 gene encoding myeloid leukemia factor 1 isoform X3, which yields MFRMLNSGFEDDPFFSDSFHAHRESMRQMMRSFSEPFGRDLLSISDGRRRAHNRSGRDDGGNFLTHTDVSPFQAMDRMMLNMRNSMQELQRNFGNLSMDPNGHSFTSSSVMTYSKVGDEPPRVFQASTQTRQAPGGIKETRKALRDSDSGLEKMAVGHHLHDRAHVIKKSKNNKTGDEEVNQEFINMNESDAHAFDDEWQNEILKYKQGRQWCNLENTRMRSVGHENSGARELKRRNLINVQALNVEEDQMFSWTNSTSKDHL from the exons ATGTTCCGGATGCTGAACAGCGGGTTTGAGGATGACCCCTTCTTCTC TGATTCTTTTCATGCACACCGAGAAAGTATGCGACAGATGATGAGAAGTTTTTCTGAACCTTTTGGAAGAGACTTGCTTAGTATCTCGGATGGTAGAAGAAGAGCTCATAATCGTTCAGGACGTGATGATGGGGGAAATTTTTTGACT CATACAGATGTCAGCCCTTTTCAGGCAATGGACCGAATGATGTTAAATATGCGAAACAGTATGCAGGAATTACAAAGAAACTTT GGTAACCTTTCAATGGATCCAAATGGGCATTCGTTTACTTCTTCCTCAGTTATGACTTATTCCAAAGTAGGAGATGAACCGCCAAGGGTTTTCCAGGCCTCAACTCAAACCCGTCAGGCTCCCGGCGGA ATAAAGGAAACTAGGAAAGCATTGAGAGATTCTGACAGTGGACTAGAAAAAATGGCTGTTGGTCATCATCTCCATGACCGAGCTCATGTTATCAAAAAATCAAAGAACAACAAGACTGGAGATGAAGAGGTCAACCAGGAGTTCATCAATATGAATGAAA GTGATGCTCATGCTTTTGATGATGAGTGgcaaaatgagattttaaagtaCAAACAAGGGAGACAGTGGTGCAATCTGGAAAACACCAGGATGCGAAGTGTTGGGCATGAAAATTCAGGAGCCCGAGAACTTAAAAGAAG AAATCTCATCAATGTCCAGGCATTGAACGTGGAAGAAGATCAAATGTTTTCGTGGACAAACTCAACATCAAAGGATCACCTgtga
- the MLF1 gene encoding myeloid leukemia factor 1 isoform X2 → MFRMLNSGFEDDPFFSDSFHAHRESMRQMMRSFSEPFGRDLLSISDGRRRAHNRSGRDDGGNFLTHTDVSPFQAMDRMMLNMRNSMQELQRNFGNLSMDPNGHSFTSSSVMTYSKVGDEPPRVFQASTQTRQAPGGIKETRKALRDSDSGLEKMAVGHHLHDRAHVIKKSKNNKTGDEEVNQEFINMNESDAHAFDDEWQNEILKYKQGRQWCNLENTRMRSVGHENSGARELKRREKSHQCPGIERGRRSNVFVDKLNIKGSPVKINKK, encoded by the exons ATGTTCCGGATGCTGAACAGCGGGTTTGAGGATGACCCCTTCTTCTC TGATTCTTTTCATGCACACCGAGAAAGTATGCGACAGATGATGAGAAGTTTTTCTGAACCTTTTGGAAGAGACTTGCTTAGTATCTCGGATGGTAGAAGAAGAGCTCATAATCGTTCAGGACGTGATGATGGGGGAAATTTTTTGACT CATACAGATGTCAGCCCTTTTCAGGCAATGGACCGAATGATGTTAAATATGCGAAACAGTATGCAGGAATTACAAAGAAACTTT GGTAACCTTTCAATGGATCCAAATGGGCATTCGTTTACTTCTTCCTCAGTTATGACTTATTCCAAAGTAGGAGATGAACCGCCAAGGGTTTTCCAGGCCTCAACTCAAACCCGTCAGGCTCCCGGCGGA ATAAAGGAAACTAGGAAAGCATTGAGAGATTCTGACAGTGGACTAGAAAAAATGGCTGTTGGTCATCATCTCCATGACCGAGCTCATGTTATCAAAAAATCAAAGAACAACAAGACTGGAGATGAAGAGGTCAACCAGGAGTTCATCAATATGAATGAAA GTGATGCTCATGCTTTTGATGATGAGTGgcaaaatgagattttaaagtaCAAACAAGGGAGACAGTGGTGCAATCTGGAAAACACCAGGATGCGAAGTGTTGGGCATGAAAATTCAGGAGCCCGAGAACTTAAAAGAAG GGAGAAATCTCATCAATGTCCAGGCATTGAACGTGGAAGAAGATCAAATGTTTTCGTGGACAAACTCAACATCAAAGGATCACCTgtgaaaatcaacaaaaaataa
- the MLF1 gene encoding myeloid leukemia factor 1 isoform X1 produces the protein MFRMLNSGFEDDPFFSDSFHAHRESMRQMMRSFSEPFGRDLLSISDGRRRAHNRSGRDDGGNFLTAVNSLVPFGSFGGMHTDVSPFQAMDRMMLNMRNSMQELQRNFGNLSMDPNGHSFTSSSVMTYSKVGDEPPRVFQASTQTRQAPGGIKETRKALRDSDSGLEKMAVGHHLHDRAHVIKKSKNNKTGDEEVNQEFINMNESDAHAFDDEWQNEILKYKQGRQWCNLENTRMRSVGHENSGARELKRREKSHQCPGIERGRRSNVFVDKLNIKGSPVKINKK, from the exons ATGTTCCGGATGCTGAACAGCGGGTTTGAGGATGACCCCTTCTTCTC TGATTCTTTTCATGCACACCGAGAAAGTATGCGACAGATGATGAGAAGTTTTTCTGAACCTTTTGGAAGAGACTTGCTTAGTATCTCGGATGGTAGAAGAAGAGCTCATAATCGTTCAGGACGTGATGATGGGGGAAATTTTTTGACT GCAGTGAATTCTCTTGTGCCTTTTGGCAGTTTTGGTGGTATG CATACAGATGTCAGCCCTTTTCAGGCAATGGACCGAATGATGTTAAATATGCGAAACAGTATGCAGGAATTACAAAGAAACTTT GGTAACCTTTCAATGGATCCAAATGGGCATTCGTTTACTTCTTCCTCAGTTATGACTTATTCCAAAGTAGGAGATGAACCGCCAAGGGTTTTCCAGGCCTCAACTCAAACCCGTCAGGCTCCCGGCGGA ATAAAGGAAACTAGGAAAGCATTGAGAGATTCTGACAGTGGACTAGAAAAAATGGCTGTTGGTCATCATCTCCATGACCGAGCTCATGTTATCAAAAAATCAAAGAACAACAAGACTGGAGATGAAGAGGTCAACCAGGAGTTCATCAATATGAATGAAA GTGATGCTCATGCTTTTGATGATGAGTGgcaaaatgagattttaaagtaCAAACAAGGGAGACAGTGGTGCAATCTGGAAAACACCAGGATGCGAAGTGTTGGGCATGAAAATTCAGGAGCCCGAGAACTTAAAAGAAG GGAGAAATCTCATCAATGTCCAGGCATTGAACGTGGAAGAAGATCAAATGTTTTCGTGGACAAACTCAACATCAAAGGATCACCTgtgaaaatcaacaaaaaataa